A region of Parachlamydia acanthamoebae DNA encodes the following proteins:
- the acpP gene encoding acyl carrier protein, with translation MTIEQEVIDIVVEQLGVDKDEVALDKSFVEDLNADSLDLTELIMTFEERFKEYDCEISEEQAEKLKTVGDAVTFIQKCADQKKG, from the coding sequence ATGACAATAGAACAAGAAGTAATTGATATCGTCGTCGAGCAACTCGGTGTCGATAAAGATGAGGTCGCTCTTGACAAGTCATTTGTCGAAGATCTCAACGCAGATTCATTAGATCTCACAGAACTCATCATGACTTTTGAAGAGCGTTTTAAAGAATATGATTGTGAAATTTCCGAAGAGCAAGCCGAAAAGCTCAAAACAGTCGGCGATGCTGTCACATTCATTCAAAAATGCGCGGATCAAAAAAAAGGGTAA